Within the Miscanthus floridulus cultivar M001 chromosome 2, ASM1932011v1, whole genome shotgun sequence genome, the region ACCACCGGAAACTCGAACCAACCGGCAGCGTTTGTTCAGGCGGTCGATGGAATAGGGGATCTCGCGCGATCGGGGATCGACTTGTCTCTGATACCAGGTTTGTTAGGGTAACTGAATTGGGGAAGGAGATAGGAAGACAGACTTGGGGAAGAATAAGCAGAGCACGGGGTTGGAGATCAGAGGAATGATTATAGTTGGGTTTGTTTTGGTTCAATACATGTTGTCGTCTTTCTGAGCAGAGCTCCTCAATTATATATCCGGCTTGCCGGTGGGTTGAGTACTTGGAAACTTGACACGTTCACTCTTCCTCTGTGCTGTTGCCGTAAGGGGTACCGCTGACGGGCCGGCTTCAGGCAGTGCAGGTGCAGTAGGCGCTGCCGTGACAGATAATGGCTCTGAGATCATTCCTGCGGTTCCTGCTTCTTCCCTGCGCCATTTTGCTGCGCCTGCTGCAGCTGGTAGAACGGTATCGGcgtcgcctgctgctgctgctgatgatgCAGATGAAACATCTGCTCCTGAACGCTGATTTGGATCTGCTGGCTTAGATTGTTGGACGAGCAAGAATCCCCGAGCTCTGCAGTCGCGAGTTTCAGGCGTTGGACCTCGCCGGTCAGTGCGTCATTCAATGCTGTTCAACAAGACAACAAAATACGAGATTAACCTccaaaaaaacataaaaaaatgaATTAACCCATCAATTTCCCATGTTGCTACCACTTAAACTCTATAGCTGACATATGTTCTCTCAAAACACATGGTGATACGCTAGCCTGCCGCAATTTTTTAGAGTGCAGTGCATATGCTCCTACTCCTACATGCTAGACACTAACATCGGCAGAGGAACCACATACTTTATCTGAAGAAAGGGCGTGAGATTAAACAAACACGAGCAAATCTTGTTCCTAGATGATGCATGGTTAGCACATCTTCCTAGACACCAGTAGCAGTACATGCTAACGACTACCGGTATTGCGCGAGGGATCGCATAGAAAAGCAGCCAACCACCAACCCGGCTGTCTCCAAATGCCAACACGAGCTCTCACCCACGATTCAGACTTTCAGAGCCGTGGGCACACGGACTGGGCCGGACAAGCCAGCATGTCAACGTCAACTTCAATGAGTTGCTTCTGCTAACTTATCCAAGCCGATCTAGCATGCTACTCCTAGTGCCTAGCACACCGGCCGGACGTTGACGAACACAGCGAGGAAGAAGCAAGTGTGCAGGTGAGGTGAGTGAGATTTGGAAACGCACCGTCACGCAGCTGCTCCTGCTGCTCCATGGCCTGCAGCCGGAACTTGAGCTCGTTGTTCTGCGTTGCGATCCCCGCGGAGTCACGCTGTGAAGGCAAAAGAAAATTGGTTGAATCACACGATCAAACGATCGGCACGAAGGATTTCGCTGCAATTCAAAGTGCATTGGAGATTAAGCGAGGGCAGCATAGGGAAGAGTAGCTAGCTAGGTACCTGAAGAAGCGTGAGCTGGGCGGAGAGAGTGGTGGCCTCCGTCTGCAGGATCTGAACCTTCTGCTCCAGCTCCGCAATGTATCGCATCTTCCGCTCCTTGGACCGCGCCGCCGACTGCCTGTTGGCCAGCACCCTAGCAATAGCAAGCAACGAACCACAGCTCGATCAGTCCAAAGCTAAACATTTTACAAGCTCGATGGATCCAAAGAAGTAGTAAGAACAACGGAGCCACGCGCGAGAGCTCAAAGATTTAAGATGAGTGGCATTGAGTAGTGGTAGGAGTTTTACCTCTTGACGCGCTTGGGGTCGGCGAGCGCCATCTCGGCCAGCTTCTCGTCGGCCATGATCTTCTTCATCTCGACGGGGGTGAACTCGCCGCTGCCGAACTCGAGCTTGAACATGTTGGGCCCCGGAATGACGCCGTTGGCGGCGCCCGTCGCGCCGGCGGAGAAGTTGAGCTTGCCGATGAGGCTGTCCATGGACAGGCTCCTGGCGTGGTGCGCGGCCGGTTCCCCCGCGGCAGTCCTCTTGAGCCCCTCCCGCCTGTCGGCTGCGGCGGCCTCGGTCCAGAGGCGGATCCCGGCGCGGCTGTTGGCGGCGCACTCCTCCGACTCGTTCTCGCTGCTGTCGGCGCCGTTGGTCTTCATGCTGCTCCCGCGGCTGTCCCCGTCGTCGTGGCGGTCGTCGGAGGAGTTGAGCCCGTCCAGCCCCTCCAGGTTGAGGTACGCGTTGAACAGGTCGTCGTCGCCGCCTCCGCCGTGGAGGTGACCGCCCCAGCCGGGCTCCACCTTGAGCGGCGGCAGCTGGTGGTGGCCGTGGCCCCCGCCGCCCGCCGCGGGCGGGAAGTACCCGAACGGGACGTCGCTGCTGGAGCGCCGGTGCGCCTTGCGCGGGCCCTGCTGCTGCGCCGCGGGGTCGACGACGGCCTCCATGCACACGTCCCAGCGCTGCAGGGCCGCGAACGCctgcggcggcgtcggcggcagTCCCGGCGGCCTGGTCAGCTTGGCGCTGCCCTGCTCGGGCAGGAACTGCGCCATCGGCAGCGACATCCCCAGCGCCTGCTGCATCATCGCGGCCGCGTGAGCGTCGCCGACGCCGTTCATGCTGCGGGCGGGCGACGTACGCAAACGGCAGACgcagcgcggcggcggtggcacggaATGGAATGCGGGGCCGGGTCTCTGGGTCGCGCGGGCGCGTTTAAGGGTATTTATTAATCGCCGTTTGGTGACGGGCGGGCGGTCTCTCGGTGAGGCGGTGGTGGGGTTGCCCGTTGCCGTGCCGCTCCACTATTTCTTCGTTGCGCGCGTCTCTCGGCGTGGCGTGCCCCGCCTGGTTGTTTGGCCTGTCCTGGCCTCGCCTCGTCTCGTGCTTCCTTGGTGCGCTCGCCTGGGCCTCGCTACGCGCCACTCGGCGTTCGGCAGCCTAGCACTGCATGCTGTTTGGGAGCGAGCCGGGCAAGACGCAAGAACGTCGTGCGCGTAGTATGTGCATCCACCTCGTGCATGCTGTCGTCCTGTTGCAGTGCTGTCGGGACTCAGTCAGGACGTGGTGCATGCACATTCATGACGGTTTGAACATTCTGTAGTACGTACGAGTCTCTCTGTACAGTGTACTACGAAACAGCACCTTCTGCTGGACCGCACGGTGGCTAGCTTAGCTACTTCAGGCTGCAGctgtagccgccgccgccgctgagccGCTTCATGGAATCATGGGACGATGTGGTGGTGCAGGAACGGCTCTCGATaacttaggcctggtttagttagGAGAGAATTCCTTTGACACTGGAAAAAATGAGTCGTTTCTTTTTTGTTCTGAAATTTTTTTTgtttcctatttgacactcacttcaactttcatccctaatttgacactaccgtcaaatccgttagctaacggtgttaactggccgttaaaaagacgtttttgcccctaaaAAAAGCGGCGTAgtaaatttgagaggaaaaaaacctatgccttttttttttttgcagttgGACGCATGCATCAGAGACGAGCGCATGTTTTTTTTCATGGAATCATGGGACGATGTGGTGCAGGAATGGCTCTCGATAACTTGCTGTTTCTGCAATGTAGACCACAGTAGCTAGCACGAGGGACATTGGATACGTGCCAGCTAAGGCTAGATAAGGTTGGGGAGGGTATTTCAGTCATTGTTTCGCCTATTAGCTGCTTTCATTCAACTAATGAAACGGTTGTTAGTTAGGTATTCAGTTAACAATTAGTTATATTATTAGTTGAACCTATTTTTTTTATAACTATTAGCTACAAACTATTGTGGGGACCTGCTCCCTCAATCCCGAAAAGATAGTCGTTTTAGCACTTAAGCAATATCCCGCAAAGAGTCTTCGTAGGTCCTGCACCTACACTGCCACAACTCAGCTAGCTAGTCTGCTGCCCTGCCTCACCACTCACCGCTTGCCCACCCAAAGTCTGTTCGACTGAGCTGGATTGAGGTCCGCTGGTCGTTTTCGGCGcttatttgttgtgagaaaaaaataatgttTTGACTGGTAGATAAACAGTGTTTTGTGAGGAGGAATCACCTGGCTCCAGCGAGCCGAACGGACTGCCAACCAGCAGGCGTGAAGGTGGAGTAGTAAGACTGTCAGCATGGGTAAGAACGCAAACACCAGATCTATTCTAAGATTTGAGTTACATGCAGAAAAAGATAAGCACTCAAAACCTTCCTTCTTCAACAGCGAACCCAAAAGAAGACTTCCAGTTTCCTCCGTCCGGTGCCGCTTGCTCCTCCGTCTTCGCCTTCCTCGCGGCTGGCCACCGAGCTGCGAGCTCCAGCTCTAAAAATATCTTTGCCCCCTCCcacacctctctctctcctctcgactccctctctctccctctcgtcACGTGGCAGCACCGGGTGGCTCCTCCGAGACGGCGGCGCAACGGATGGCCACCGGTGCCATGGTGCTCGTCGCGAGCGCGGCcagcccccctcccccccccccccccacccgcgCCACGGCCGGCTCCCCTATGGGCTCGGGTGGGGCGGCGGTCAGCCCCGGCGGGTGCTGTGGCAGCGCGGCTGGCCCCTATGCTCCATTCGCTTCTTTGCGTCTCCCATGTGAAGCAAGAACATCTCTCTCTATTGGACCCATTGTAGTCTCCTCTATTTCACTCTTCTGGTCTGCACTAGGGGTTCATGGATTCATTCCATTTGTACAAGAAAAGCCAGGTGCTTTCCCTTAATCTGTATCCCCATCTTTCCATTATTACGCACCGATGCATAGATCTCGTTTCTTTGCAACGGGAACACAGATCGGTACATCTATGAATAGAGCGCGCCTGATTCCTGATTGATTCATTCGGCGCAAAGGGAGGAATCTTCTGGCTTTGTTTTGATTTTGTTCTTGATGCTGTTGCTTGGATATGATGTCAGTTTAAAGAAGCTGCCAGGGTGGTGGTATGGCCTAGCGAGCCCGGAGGTGGGCAACGAGAGCGAGGGCGCGACGGATGCGAGCGCGGACGCCGATATGGTGCCCGTGCCGATGGCGGCGACGATGGCCGGCCCGGCCTGCTGCAGCAGCCAGTGCATGGTCTCGCCGTCGGACTTGTTGGAGCTCCGCCTGCTGCCTCCGCTCCCCGGGCTGTGCCACCACCTGCAGCTGTTGCTGTTGCTCCTTCCCTCCGCCGCCCTCGTCCTGCTGCGGCGGCTAGTGAATTTGGATTTGCATGTggtgctgcgccggctgctgctgctgctgctgccgggaGGGGGCGCCGCACGAGCCGCCTCCGTCCCCACCACGAGCGGCACCTTCGAGATACGGCTCCAGAGATTTGCGTCGTCTCTCTCTCTCGAGACGCTTATTTGCGTTTCGGTTCGGCTTGAATGCAAAATGCGTCCTCTGTTTGGGTCATCTGTTGGAGCGTGTTTTTAGTACCCAAAACACTGTGAACGACCTATTTTATATTTGGGTTgtgttgttggagacagtctaatgaTTGTTATAGGAGTATACAGGTTATTTTCACTCTGTCTTGGTACTCCCACCAGAAGCCAGAACGGCTCTCTTGAAGGGACTGAGGGAGTACACTAGAGGCAAGTGCGTATCAAATGATGATTTATGGGTTAGCTAGCCTATTTCATTTCTTATCTCTAAATTAATTATTCCTACATGGAATTTTGCTATTCTAGTTTgctttggccccgttcggctggagGGTTTTTGGAGGAAAGTGgatgaaaacactgttccagataaaatgttgtgagagaaaaacactgttccggatgaaaaaaacaAGCGGATCAAGTTTTGGGTCGATCCGATGATCCAAAATATGTGGGGCTGCTAGCTATATTAGTAGTGAAACATTACGTATTTGTCGCCTCGTGGCTGCCAGTTCGTGAATCATAAGGACGACCAAGTTCACTAGGAGATGGAATCAATGGCTTTATCTGCCAGCAGACCGTTGGATCCAGCACGTCGGGCACGTTTAGTTGTTTTGCCATCCAACTAGTCTCGTCTCGCTCGACATATCAAGATTTGCCAGCAGGGAAGAGTAGTTTTGGCTCAGTTGAGTTGgaaagaaaattcatttaaaaatTAGTTACTCTTAGTGGCATTTGCTATTTTAACAAGTTTTGGATACCCAGAACATGTGGGACCGTCTAATATGCTAGTAGTGGAGAGTTATGTGATATCTGTCACCTCATGACTGCCAGTCTAGTTCAATGTATGAATCTCAAGGACGACCAAGTTCACTAGGAGCAGAACTCGGTGATTTTCTCTACCAGCGGACTGTTGGATCCAGCATGTCAGGCACATTTGATTGTTTAGCCTATCCAGCTAGTTTCATATCTCTtggcactggtagagaaccgagctttactcccggtggagaaccccctctagtcccggttccccacctgggagcaagcatccgggactaaagggggggtcctttagtcccgggtcaggaaccgggactaaaggagaacctttagtcccggtgggtaacaccaaccgggactaaaggtgcctcctgacatgccacgatggccggcacctttagtcccggttggtaatacgaaccgggactaaaggtttttttcttttttcttttcttttcatttttttattttcttttcaaaataggttttcgaagtcgtattgtacgctgctaattatacatttatacgcgcatatagtatgtttcggttcaagcacaatgaacgtattaaatcacacaattcaagcatagaaatatatatatatatatatatgcatgcatcatatatatatttacatgcatgcatgcatatgtgtattttacattatattattttatgtgcatatattacaaaagattgcattatagttgttgtgacataacaagtttcctctcatcctctaacttggcttcaatggcagtgttgggtcgaagtagaactcgcccttggaatcgatgacctgctcattaaaaaatccggctatagactcttgaattgctttgatttggtcttgccgtatgaccttttcctccaaccatcgagtctacaggtttgaattaaaggaaaataaattaatatatgtgcatatatatatatataaagacatagtaacacaatcaataataataattaaatgaatatatagtgtatttttaacgtactttgagtctctctgtaggagttctttgggagagcacctttataaacttgcaaacatagtaaccacagtagttgttcccctgttcctgcctcagacaccactttacgagaaaaagatttgtcatccaatttggtgatccggtgaaagctatatgtttaattaataaagatgatgtgattcaggggacttactttcaaagggattacattcagtggcgctttgcattttttcatgtgttgcttctcaataaaggttttccaaacactgcccaataaaaaatttgccacgtcatcagatatagttaatcatcatgtttgtgtgtatatatagttgctagagatcccaaaattacctctgaataatatctatcatatcttggtagtcttgttgtggttttctcatcgagtcatagattatcaagtgacttttcaccagatcgatgtccatcaatatccagtgattgctgcatgtgtttataggatataacgcataacactcattaattaactagaatcaacatatgagccattaaggatatgatcgacatgattaacactcgcttgaagttatagggaaagagtatatccttcttgtggcgttggttcactaagaagttcacgaggttactctctgactcatacttccaattagtctttggagtaattgggtctttgaatactatatggggatcaacaaaaccaatttcattgtagccttcctttctgagctctgtcattgtaaatctgcatatatatagtacttgttaggataatttatatgcatatacacacatatgatgagtttaataatagatcaaaagaatgattacttacaggcaatagcagctaatgataactttgtccagagaggtcaggtggcatagttgatgaaattctacaaagtcaacatacataacatcatcgccacggaaccaatgttcgtctctaattctgacaccaacgcagaagtctccactggtagacgcctgcatgtaccacttgtttagcaggtacatttgcgtccccagatcagataaggcttgagggttgtatagactctggcctagtacaatttttttcttccaaatatcaacctccgccgcactcttaatgtttccatcaccaaacatctggtaaaggtcgagaccagtctcatcaagaaattcaccaaggtgatccaaatcgacatccggaggtatgtttgcctgatgcattaatcctaaattcgaaccatattcattaccaacaactagcagggggattgattggtgcgcttgttgtccgagttgggcaactcctttccctgcccgcttctttttctgtgccgcctcaattgacttggtgagagtgcggtcatagtctgataacgttgatttggacggcttacgagattcccactgttgttgctggtaagaagtcaccttttttcttagaatatctggagctacgaagaagtacggtttctctgggtttctccttgcttcttgattcattttaagtttgtcatagaatctagacatgtcttttttatatgcatcagttccttcttccttctctttagatattattttgggaatagcccttggtttcacggtggctttctttgtaggcggggactggttcttcgtttgaggggctggcctcttgctaggcttcttggtaggtgggggcgggggaggcgttggagacctccttggaggtgttggcagcggcgttggagacctccttggaggtggcggctgcggcgttggagacctccttggagatggtgtggatgcagcttcgtcttccaacacaatgtcatcgtacagagcactatgatgatctggcgattgaacaattggatttaggttgggggaggatctgctacaaaaaaaggaatgacatattattatgagcagattgttaattatttaagccaatacaaattaatgatgtagtgttttcatccgcacgtacctatggtgaggtagttcaggaggaggtggagccgacatccctggaatgatgatgtagcgcttgcgccatagaatgaatgtcttctccgcttctcctagagtcttctcgccatcacctccaggaatgtcaagaggcaaatcactaaaacctttttcagctttatctaccgagatggtagcatatccttcttggattatattcccatgaatccttggtgtcttggttcggttgataggattaacaagaccgatagccaccttgattgtggaattctccttcagaATGtatagctcacacgttgtacaaggttcagtgatgtcatccacagggaagcgcagtcctgtgtccccttgatttggtatctccgtggaaacgtagctgcttttcaactgaatagattggctaatgttgattcctggctctgatgcctgcttgcttgcactcactgctgtttgcacttgccttctgatttcctcctgcattcttgcttcaaggttttttcccgctcctgtgcttcacgcaccgcttcctccaacctctagagccgctgtgcctcttcttccttctttctctggcgacttctgtaggaaggtctgtcctgagggaatccatgctcccacgagacacttcctttgcctctagttcggccaccatgttcaatagtcccgatggcgtatgtcagctcatccttctctctattgggcctgaacgcaccactagcagtagctctctgagcataaaacaatctttctgctgcttcttgcagtcttgcgccataaacgcacttccctgtctcctggtctagtgttcctctatgagcgaaaaactaattctttgcacgttctccccactcgagtgattctggtctgatacccttggcaagaaggtctgcttccattttgttccacttcttaatggtagtcgggtagccacctgatcccaaggtatggtggtatgtcttctgttgggcattacgttggttctttatcacccgactcgcaccctcttctgaagtcttgtactgtacaaactcatcccaatagggcctctgctttgagatcgggcatgggacagtaaaatctagtgctatgttcttcttgacatacgtcgtgtataggtgtttcttccaagtctgaaactgggtggccatcttcttcattgcccaatccctaactcactCCTTCAATtaatcaccatctattatatcatcataaccatctgtttggagcgtgaaatgtaccaagacatcattccaaattaacgccttgtcacgatcggagacaaaactgatatgaggagcattggtcttcttcttccattcacgggtactaatcgggagccggtcccatacaaggtaaccacagtggtgcacaaatttcattttattcgcccccccccggttctcctatatccacattgaactccgagatgatgaagcgaccctccaatggctttttgggacctcgaacatttttactcttcgttgtagttgttgatgtcgatccagagggctataaaacataaacattatttttaatgtcatgagcacacataagacatatgataatatatatagctaataataaaaatatatacttggccaatatgttgttgctcattttgttcaagagctaagtactgactcctgtcatctgcatcctcttgcacgttatttttagcaccatcatcgccggcaacttgagtgccagtgttgatcaaattcatcatcaactcctcctcatccatatttctcgggtcagccatctagcttcaaaaaacaaaaccaatatatagtacgtcaaatctttgcttacatacgtaaaatctacgaacaatatgcattattaaatcttgcccctcggtcacggacgcaattcgccacactaggacgaactacgtcggtactagggcgaattagggctatacataaatggccgagggcaaattgcgtcggtgactagggcgaaccacgtcggtgacatcaacagcacggttcgccctggtgtgattgtttagcattaacgataatgataatatgaatgttgatcaactaggccacgagaaagggtggtgtgacaagagtggcggtgctccactctgccatatatatgtctgtacacatgggtgaacgagggcggtggtgctccgccgtatacatagaaacgcatggacgaacgatggcggcggtgctccgtgacatatatatatacatgcatatgaatacaaatgatgtatatatacgtgtcggcgcggtggccggtgtgctgatgacgataacgtgaggcgggccggcgtgctgacgacgacgacgacgtgaggcgggccggggtggtgtcggtgcatgatgttgtgatcctatgtaccatgtgaaccatgtagtcattcatcatatgagaaaattctatgttaataatgtaagtataagtcattatgaaatgtaagtatatgtgtcttattgctaatataaccattactatttccaaaatgataagaatttattttcttcttctacaggcgatctctgatgctatgatataaagtttgaagatagtctttccggaaaaaatatgtaatgctcatattactttagcaacattaatatattatatctgtatattcaaagttcacaaataaagaaacgttgaagttttccttcatttgtctgtagccatgcatgcaagtccaaccaaaactgcttacatcatcacatgtgatattttttataaactaaaaaacgcttagtttacaaactgggtatcaaaattgagttcctatttgaccattatatatcctacaacaacaatatcatatagtgatgaatatatggcggttgatgggctggatcattttcagctttagtgacaacgacaatggttgccatcctgaggagTTTGTATGAAAGTTCATTatcggatggttcgtagcgttgtttccaaataatatatagcgtgtttattatacaagccatggatttacatcgatctaattaatttctaaagtaatttcattggtgatccttaattaaacttgtcatgagttcaggtcccagtgatcttaaaatgtattttagtaccataaaatgtagtttttgacactctaattaaacttgctaatttatccatataatatccaaatattcaaaacttgcgttaagatatgttttttatttaaaatcatttagagttccaaatatt harbors:
- the LOC136540738 gene encoding bZIP transcription factor 29-like; translated protein: MNGVGDAHAAAMMQQALGMSLPMAQFLPEQGSAKLTRPPGLPPTPPQAFAALQRWDVCMEAVVDPAAQQQGPRKAHRRSSSDVPFGYFPPAAGGGGHGHHQLPPLKVEPGWGGHLHGGGGDDDLFNAYLNLEGLDGLNSSDDRHDDGDSRGSSMKTNGADSSENESEECAANSRAGIRLWTEAAAADRREGLKRTAAGEPAAHHARSLSMDSLIGKLNFSAGATGAANGVIPGPNMFKLEFGSGEFTPVEMKKIMADEKLAEMALADPKRVKRVLANRQSAARSKERKMRYIAELEQKVQILQTEATTLSAQLTLLQRDSAGIATQNNELKFRLQAMEQQEQLRDALNDALTGEVQRLKLATAELGDSCSSNNLSQQIQISVQEQMFHLHHQQQQQATPIPFYQLQQAQQNGAGKKQEPQE